caggacaatgaccccaaacacacctccaggctgtggaaggactatctgaccaagaaggagatgatggagatgacctggcctccacagtcacctgacctaaacccagtccagatgtttgggatgagatggaccacagagtgaaggcagaaGGACCAACAagagctcagcatctctggaactccttcaagactgttggaaaccatttgaggttctacctcatgaagctcatccagagaataaccagagtgttcaaagcaggaatcaaagcaagaatctaaaatataaaagttttgacttattcacattttttgtttcctacataattccagatgtgttctTTCAAGTTGATGCCTCAGTCAGAACTCTACATGGAAATAATcgtgaaaataaagaagaaccattaatgagaaggtgtgtccaaagtAAACACTGGTAGTGCAGACTGAGGAAGTCCCACTGTGACCAGATCAGTCCATTTCTTGTTGTTTGTGCtttaaaacatacagaataaagCACCTAGTTGTAGTAATTCGTCTGTCAAGTCTTGAATGACAGAGCTCATTAATCATTTGTCTGGTGAGTAGCTGTCCATTTAATGTCATTAGCCAGCTTAAAGCACAGTTATCTTAGAACACAACTGCAACACACGCCTTAAGAAAGCGGAACCAAATTTGATCAAAGCATGAGAGGTTAGATATTAATCAAATATGTGGATGGGTTTTTCAAACAGACTTTTACTGCAGGAGTCGAAGACTTTTACACATCAGAAGCTTTTCTTCCTTTGGTGGAGctgaatgaaagaaaactgaattaaactCCTTCCAGACAAATTGCTCTTATCAAACATCATCACTTTATCAGAGCGAGTAAACTGCTGATGTGAATGAAATGTCAGGAGGAGAGcgacaattttctttttttaaatgaaagacaaatattgtcattgtcttgtttttctttctttcatttcctcttGACGAGTTTAATGTGGTTTTGTCATTGGCTGATAAAAGTCCATTTGAGTGGATTTCCAGAACAACCCATCTGCCATGGAAGGTGTTTGGTAATGTTCCATCTGACAGCTGCTAATAACAGGGATTGGAGGGAAAGCAGCCAGCACAGCTCCAGCTTCTGTCTCGTAATTTGTGGTCCTGCTGCATcatcaaacataaaaaaacaaaaaactaaaacccCCAAGAGGAGAAGCAGAGAAAGGTCAAAATAACTACACTGGTTTTTGTTGGGAACGTTTCCTGTCAAAAACAATCTGCTAAAATAAACCGCATGGCAGTAAACTTTGTGCAGAAATCTGCTGGGTTCAgtccaaacaaaaccaaacatgtttgtttattttttaacaaccATTTTGACTTGATTAGACATTTGTTCACTGATCCTGAGGTCCATCTTGTTATGTAGAGGcacttcatcttcttcttttcctttcagcttttcccttcaggggtctccacagtgaatcaattgcctccatctaaccctgtctgctgcatcctcttctctcacaccaactaccttcatgtcctctttaaccacatccataaacctcctctttggtcttcctcaaggcctcctgcctggcagtgggaaactctgcatccttctaccaatatattcactctgtAGAGGCACTTTCATGCGCTCTGTTATTACGGTGTGAACCATCTTCATTaacaattttcatgtttttttctaaaaaaagaCTGCATTACCCGTTCAACATCAGCATATCTGCGATAACATTAAAAGCACCGTGAGTGACGTGAGAACACACACAGGTGGTCTGCAGGAGAAGagatatttctgctttgttgACGTCAAGAGACTCGGAGATAACTGCCAGGATCATAGTTTGTTCAGTTTTACAGCCACATAAATACATCTCATACAGTAGAATATAAAGCCGGCAGTGACTCATTAGGGCCACTAATGTACTGATTCTGTGAGATTCACGTGTCAGTCAACTGGAACAACTTTTaatcacaaaaatgtgtttcacaATTAAATGTATAACgacaaatctttaaaaaggaAAGTAAAAACATGACTATGACACCAGTGAAATGGCTGCAGATGCATTAGAAAGGCAGTGATTTGCAGGCTCAGGACAGGGGTGAGCAACTACCTCCAGTCTACAGCCAGTGTTTGTCCAATCGTCCATAAAGGAGGCCATCATTTTCCAGGTGCAGCAGAAAAAGTGTGTATGAATGAATTTGCTGTTTGAATGGATCAGTGaataaaatctctgtttttctgttgacCTTGTTAACCTTGTTTTCAGTCTGCTTCTAAACAAGAATCACAGAAACATCTGAAAGTAGGAGAAAAGTAAGAACTGGGCAAATCCTGCTGAGACTcagtcctctctctctctgatcaATCTAACAACAGTACTGCTGCTTTAACACCAATCATAAATGAAGTTACAACACTATGTTAATGAATCCTTTGTAAAGTAGGAACAAAGACACTAAAAGCTGAAACAGATTAGATGCCTGAAAAACAGATCATGAACTGACAGAAGAGCTCTCCATTTTAAGAAGCAAAAGGCATGGTCAGACTGTAATCAAGTGAAGGCTAAGTGACCACACGTAGGCAGtttgaaaagaaagacaaaaatcatGCCCACCTTGAAAAACAGAATACAGCgccttttaaaaatgattcatgtaGAAGTTTCCACTTTcgttgcttttcaacatttgtcACGGTCAAATTACTTTGGCTTTCTGAAAAGAATTTATCATTGAAGTAAAATCCGATTTCTACAAAggaatgtcatttatttaaaatataaaaatgtcaaataaatggCTGTATAAAGTATTCGCctcctttaaagtgactcacctaACTGACCAAaggtgcagcacatcaggccaGACATCACACAATGGAGACCATCTGAAAGGAGTGAATGTGCCCAAAGCATAACATAAGGACCCTCTATCTGGAAGGTTCAGTCCCTGGTGAATCACTACACCTGGATAGAACTAAACCCTAAAGACGTTAGAACACTCCAAGCAGCTCTGTAAAAGGCTTTTCAGACAGCATAGGTCAGGGAGTAGATGCAAGAGAAATTCCAAACCACCAAACATCCCCTGGAGTGCAGTTAAACCCACCATTAAGAAAGGGAAGGAATATGGAGCAAAAATCCTCCTAGAGCAGGACATCTtcaaaaaactgaaagacacaCCTATGGCTTTTCAGAAGGAGCTGCAAACTTCAGCGGATGCAGTGGCAGATAATATGCAAACGGCAACTGGTGTGTGTTCTTCACCACAAGAAAGAGTCACTGTTGAAAAGAGGTTGCATTGCATCTTAATACatgtcatcacaaacacaccatggccaacatgaagcacggtggtggcagcatcattatgaagcatggtggtggcagcatcattatgaagcatggtggtggcagcatcatgatgtgaagcacggtggtggcagcatcatgatgtgaagcacggtggtggcagcatcattatgaagcacggtggtggcagcatcatgatgtgaagcatggtggtggcagcatcatgatgtgaagcacggtggtggcagcatcatgatgtgaagcacggtggaggcagcatcatgatgtgaagcatggtggaggcagcatcatggtgtgaagcatggtggaggcagcatcatgatgtgaagcacggtggaggcagcatcatgatgtgaagcacggtggaggcagcatcatgatgtgaagcacggtggaggcagcatcatgatgtgaagcacggcggtggcagcatcatgatgtgaagcacggcggaggcagcatcatgatgtgaagcacggtggaggcagcatcatgatgtgaagcacggcggtggcagcatcatgatgtgaagcacggtggaggcagcatcatgatgtgaagcatggtggaggcagcatcatgatgtgaagcacggcggtggcagcatcatggtgtgaagcacggcggtggcagcatcatgatgtgaagcacggcggtggcagcatcatgatgtgaagcacggcggtggcagcatcatgatgtgaagcacggtggaggcagcatcatgatgtgaagcacggcggaggcagcatcatgatgtgaagcacggcggtggcagcatcatgatgtgaagcacggcggtggcagcatcatgatgtgaagcacggcggtggcagcatcatgatgtgaagcatggtggaggcagcatcatggtgtgaagcatggtggtggcagcatcatggtactGGGATGCTTCTTGGCAGCAGGCCCTGGAAGATTTGTAAAGGGTcacatgaatgcagcaaagtattTGGAGGAcgacctgatgcagtctgcaaggGAAATGGAACTTTGGAGAACATTGTTTCCCCACAAGACAACGGCCTGAAGAAGGCAGCCAGAGTTTCACAGACAGGATTTAAGGACAACAAGGTCAATGTTCTGCAGAGGCAAAGTCAGAGCCAAGAGGTCAATCCAACAGAGCATTTATCACTGGACATGAAGAGGGCTGTAAAGTCATCATATTAGTGACTATTGATATTATTACACTGACcttgattcagtgttgaaaagcagtaaaagagaaaaactgccAAAGGGGGTGAAGACTTTTAATAGGCTCTATTTGTTGTCATGTCTGGTCAGTGTTGTCAGGCTGACAGGCTGAaacctctcaaaaattaaaaatactcaTTGGAAAAGGAGAGGGGGCATTTTTTAGCCGTCTAATTAGTATCAACATGTCCCCATCTGAGGCACTGTGAATGACGTAGACTCGATACACATGGTCCCACACATGCAAAGAACATGCTGTTTATACCGTATTTAATTATTAATCTTAATGCTATATAGGACTATTCAAACTACTGCTGTTGTTTACTGTCTGACAAATCAGACTGAGATGCTTTAGTGATACTGTTGATTGAAAAAAGTCAGTGAAGCCCTTTGTGTTGAAATGGATTGGATGTAGGTTTGAGCTGATCTGAAGTCTGAGACGAGTGCAGCAGCGGAACACGTTTATAAACGGACAAATGTGAAGTCTGCAATTTGACATTTAAGAGCGATACAGTTTTCCTACAATGAAAGTGTTCTACACTTTTTAAATGGAGTATGTGTCACTGTTTATCAAATGAAGCCCTTTAAAGACATGACACATAATTTGCTCAGCAGCTACACCTTTGGCCATTAAATGTCCGTGTTCAAATCCAGCTACAACAGACATTTACAGGTGAAACCTTATTAAAATGCCCCTCTGGTAGAATCTCTTTCTGGCGTTAAAAGGCTTAGAAGTTACTCTACACTGTTCCTTCTGTCGTAGTTTCTCTGATGTCCGTGATGTACAGGTGAAGGAGAAACGTCCGTTGACACTGACTagcttaataataagtttattataaggaagaacagcatcgatcagacagagagactgtctgGGAGAATCCGGCCAAATGAATCTCCCCTAACAGCAATCTGAGAtcatatttatgtgttttggaAAAGTATGAGGTCACAACATATGTTTCCTAATTAAAAGACATCTGGTCATGGAACAAGACCCTACAGATCAACCCCCCATCATTAAGACACCCAAAGAGTCATTCGAGCCCCAAAGAACAATTAACATTTCCTGGACATAATGATCCCCAATCTAATCACAGAGATGACCTCCTTCAGCAAAAACCACATCTATTCTAATGAGCATCATATATCCCAACATGCATCTCCGATCAGATACTACACATCCTTTAGAACAGGAGcgtcaaactcatttcagttcagcagCCACATTCAGCACAGTTTGACCTCCAGTGGGCcagagcaggaaaatcacaacataataaccacaactccacatttttccctgttttagtgcaaaaaaaaggtataagtacattctgaaaatgttcatatttaattactacctttttgcaaaacactgaacaaattgaaatttcttaagaaaaataagttcaatgtTAATATTATGCCTCTGTTTATCATTTATACACATGCATTAGCACTGAGAGACCACGGAGTGTCTACAGAGGTACAAACATtgagtcacagctatctggaactgaatgatgtcgtattttactttatgatcaaaacatttCTCAAGATCTAGGAATTGTTACTCAGACAAGTAGGCAGAGTTATGTTACGGTCGGTGTATGTTAGTCTctttgtctgtcagcaacatcactcaaaaacagaccaacggatttggatgaaatttccattaaaggtcagaaatgacacaaggaccaagtgattagattctggcagagatgcagcttatagtctggatccacggattagttaaagatttctgtatcattgttaGATAGTGGcccagcgtcactgtaaccatgacaaccagtgaacactacatcagctgattgtgatcctactacaaatccacctctgaggacttatcaggacttatccatcagaaatgatccaaggaacagctgattaaactgtgggggtgtttctgagtcccatcaattcctgcctcCCGTTACATATGTAGGTCATGTGATCCGGTATAAATACagaacatacacatgcagaacacacacctgtgctcagagcatggtcatttcatttgtgtgtacatctatattaaatggacacattctatgttgctgtgattttagatcatcaataactaataaaaaacactgcactaatacaaaaatatgctgcatttctgacaatgccatacaggggaatgaacagccttgctGGAGTACTGCACtatctcagtgcttttcttgttttaaatttacattcatttccacatctgtgtagtgaTCCTGACCACCTGAAGTGACACACCAAACAAACTAGATCAGAACTATTTCCCCCTGCCTTTTACATGTATACAGTTTATACAGAAAAGTTGTGGCAATGCAGGCGACAAGTTTAAGATATTTTCACTGAAGCATTGCACTTATGTCATCTCTGTatcttttacactttgcaaagtcatcctgtgggtcaggTTGGACCCTCTGGATGGCCAGCTTTGGCCCATGGCCATACGTTGGACACCTCTGATTTAGAACATGCATATCTATTAGGTCCATACTTCTCCTTTACTgattcactgcagctcaagcacactgCTCACCTGTTACCCTGCTCACAGCCTCCATACACTGCACAATGTGGTGTTGCAATACtgcagtaattcagccatacatgtcaGAACCAGAAACCAATCTGAGGAGGGTCAGAGCTACAGAAAGGCCCACCCTGCCAGCTGACAGGATCACTTTCTGAggtttattttgtgtaaaaCCACAAAACTGTTTGTCATCAGTGCACTGTAATGTCAGTAGGACTTTTAGGCTATAAAAACTCCACAAGGACATGATAATAAGGTGAAAAAACGCAACAAACCTGATTTTCAGGagggtttgttttttatttctgcactgTGCTGCCACACATTCTGAACTCATTAGTGTATAATATTCACCAGAACCTGTCCATGTCAGCTCTGCCTGCCATGCTTCTAAATTTAAACCAGcactttagaaaaaaatatatctgcAAGAGCACGCACACGCCTCCCCTGTAGCCCCAAACATCCCCGCTCCTCGTGACGTCAGAGCCGCCCTGCCTTTAAAACGGCAGCATCGCAGCGCTTACACAACAGCGCTCATCCCGCACGACTCTCCACGGCCAGCACGGATTACAGTCAACCCCGAAGTGGTGACCTGAAGGTACCAGAGTTCCTCCAAACATCCAGCAAACAGTCACAAAGACAGGTGGAGGGGCTAATCAGCTTGGATGAATTGTGCCAGTTTAGCCAGAGCGCACGGAGAGGAGCCGGTGCGCGCTTTGAGGCGGTGAATACGGAGGAGGCGATGCGTAAAAGGTAACAGGTGGCGCTTTATGGCACCACTGAGCGTTTCCAGccttttgtgtcagttttctAAGACCGTGTTAGCAGCTAGTTGCTCTCAGAGTCAGTGGAGGAAAGTGAGGACGATGTGAATGcgggagaaaagaaaaactgaaagaaagctGCTGTATTCAGAAACTTTCCAGGTGAGCAATGAGGCGGCCAGCGGCTCTGGAGTGAAGATCGACTCAGATGAATGGACCGCAGGATGTTTTCTGGTCAGGCTGGTCTCAATTACAGCTTCAACCTGAGCGATGACCGGGAGCTGGTGGACGCGCCGGCGGGCACAGCCAAGCTCTCCCCGACGGGCTTCATCGTGCTGTCGGTGGTGCTGGGCTTCATCATGACTTTTGGCTTTCTCAACAACTTCGTCGTTCTGCTTCTCTTTTGCAAATTCAAAAAGCTGCGCACGCCGgtcaacatgctgctgctgaacaTCAGCGTCAGTGACATGCTGGTCTGTTTGTTCGGAACCACGCTCA
The window above is part of the Acanthochromis polyacanthus isolate Apoly-LR-REF ecotype Palm Island unplaced genomic scaffold, KAUST_Apoly_ChrSc contig39, whole genome shotgun sequence genome. Proteins encoded here:
- the LOC127532927 gene encoding opsin-3-like; translated protein: MDRRMFSGQAGLNYSFNLSDDRELVDAPAGTAKLSPTGFIVLSVVLGFIMTFGFLNNFVVLLLFCKFKKLRTPVNMLLLNISVSDMLVCLFGTTLSFASSIRGKWLLGRSGCSWYGFINSCFGIVSLISLVILSYDRYSTLTVYNKRGPDYRKPLLAVGGSWLYSLFWTVPPYWAGAAMA